Genomic DNA from Clostridium sp. BJN0013:
CTCTTGTACTATTTTTCTACCTGACGACCGCACCAATCAACCAATAATTTAACCAATATAAAACACACTCCTAAAATGCCAAGCATTAAAAAATCCATTTCGACTCCCTCCTTCACCTTGAATATGCTTTAGTGTATCACATTTCTTATTAATCCAGTGTTAGAGTTTTTTTAATCACATTAATACTTCATTAAGATGATCTTTTGGAAATATTCTCCTAAAAATTGAACAACAAAAATAACCTGCACTTTTATAAAGAAATAGTACAGAGTTATTATTTGTATTTATTAAATTTATTATGCCTTTCTACAAAATACAGCTTAAATGATCTCGTTATCATCTACAGCCCGCAGCATGCGATAGCCAACCCCAATATGGGTTTGAATATATTTAGGTCTTGAGGGCTCTTTTTCTATTTTTTTTCGTAGGGTCGCCATAAAAACACGCAAAGCAGAAACATCACTGGCATAGTTGCCCCAGATTTCATGCAAAATAAAATTATGTGTCAGAACCTTACCTACATTCTTAGCCAATAGACAAATTAATTTATATTCAATTGGGGTAAGATGGATCTCCTCTCCCTCCAACCATACACAACCGGCTGCATAGTCGATTTTTAAACTGCCATTGATGAAAATAGTGGCATCCTTGAGAAGCTTCTTACTATCATAGCGAATACGGCGCAAACTAACCCGAAGTCTTGCTAAAAGCTCTTCAACACTGAAAGGCTTCATTAAATAATCATCTGCACCAGCATCCAGCGAATCAATTTTATCTCTATCCTCACTTCGGGCGCTGACAACAATGATCGGTATATTAGACCATGCCCGAATCTTTTTAATAATCTCAATACCATCCATATCCGGTAATCCTAAATCCAAAATCATAATATCCGGCTGCCTGGAAACTGCCTCTAAGATAGATGCACTGCCAGTTTCGGCAGTATGATATCGGTATCCCTGTGTCTCCAGTGTGGTGGTAATCAGCTTGCGGATGGCTTTATCGTCCTCCACTACGAGAATCAACGGTTTATTCATGATAATTTACCTCCTGTGCCTGCAAGGTAAAGCAAAATACTGTACCATGCGGAATATTATCTTTTACATAAATTGTACCGCCATGAGCATGAATAATAGACTTGCATAAAGAAAGTCCCAAGCCCAGTCCGCGGCGGCTATCTCCACGAATGTTGTCTGCAGTATAAAACATGTCAAACAGCCTGGTCTTTGCCTCATCTTCAATACCAGGACCATCATCTTCTATTTCTACTAAGATGAATTGTTTTTTCCGTTTTGCTGAGATTGTAATGTGAGAACCAGGCTGCGTGTATTTAATGGCATTATCCACAATATTGATAATGACCTGGATAATGAGACGAGAATCCATTTTTGCCATAATCAGTTCATCATCTACTATTGTTTCAATATGGTGGTTCACGCTATTGCGGTTGATATGGCACAGCGCTTCTGTAATAACTTCTTCTAAAAGTTCCGGCTGCAAATTCAAGTTTATTTTACCGTCTTCAATTCGGGTGATAGACAAAAGATTTTCAACCAAATTGATTAGCCACATGGAATCATCATAAATGTCTGCATAAAGTCCCTTCTTTTGTGCTTCACTCAGCACTGTAGAATTTCCCATGAGAATACCAGCATTGCCCGATATACTTGTAAGGGGTGTGCGTAAATCATGGGAGATTGTTCTGAGCAAATTGGCACGGAGCTGTTCCTGCTGTATCTGCATGGAAATCTGTTTTTGCCTTTCATTGAGTTTTTCTTTTTCCAAAGACAGAGCACAATCACCTAACATAGCAATCATCAGGCTTTTTTCAAAAACCTCCAACGGTACTTTCTTATCCATGACAATTCCAACAACAGCCAATACCATATCACTGCTGCGCACCGCAAGATATAAACATTTGGCAGCAGAAAGGGTATTCGTTGTAGCACCAGCACGTTTATTATTTTTATACACCCACTCAGCTACTGCACGTTCATCCGTTTTCAGGTAGGTCTTAAAATTACCTTCCCATCCATCCTTTGTGAAAACAAGTGGTTCAGATAATGTATTTTTCTGTTCAGGATAAAAGATCACAGTTCTGTCAAGAAGTTTTACCAATTGATGTGCCGTCTCGCTGAAAATTTCAGATTTATCCTTTGCCTGCTGTAATTTCCGGTTGGTTTCCAAAAGCACTTCCGTACGATAAGCTTTTTGTGCAGAATAACGAGCCTGTTCCTTTACCCGTTTTGTCAATGTACTAGCTATAAAAGAAGCCAACAGCATAACCAAAAAGGTAACAGGGTATCCCGGATCATATGCTAAAAAAGAAAAATAAGGATAAGTAAATAAATAATTGAACAGCAGTACACTTAATATAGATGCCACTGCGCTGTATATTTTCCCCTTTGTAACCATAGCATTGAACAAAACACCTAAAATATATACCATAATAATGTTTGATTCACTGAATCCAAGAGAGTCAAACCACAACCCAATCAAAGTACATACAAATAAAATACCTGCAGATTTAAAAATATCAGACAGCGATAACTCCAGGGGTTTTGTAAACTTATAAGTTCTAACATAAAAAGATGACTGTGTATCCGGAATAATATAAATATCAAGATTAGGTGCTAACGTAATCAACCTATCTACAAAATTGGTTTTTGCAAACCATTTTTTAACATGATTAGAACGTCCTATGACAATCTTTGATACCCTACTTGCTGTAGCATATTCTGCAATCTGTAAAGGAATATCTTCACCATACACTGTGGCAATCTGTGCGCTCAGCTGTTCAGCCAGCCGCAGATTTTCTCTCAGATTTGTCTTGTTTTTCGCCGATAATTCTTTGATTTCCGGTGTTTCCACAAGTAGTGCTGTAAATGTGCCGTGAAAAGCATCCGACATTCTCGCTGCTGTACGGATGACCTTAGCGTTGGAGGGCGCCGATGATAAACAGACTAAAATATGCTCATTGGCATAATGACTATTGTTTTTTAATTGTTCATTGTTTGATACCGCAACCCGGTTGACTTGATCTGCCGTCCGGCGTAAAGCAATCTCCCGTAAGGCAACCAACTTCTCTTTCGTAAAAAAATTGACAAGTGCTCTCTGTGCCTGTTCTTTCCGGTATACCTTCCCCTTATTAAGCCTATCAATCAAATCATCCGGTTCTATATCTACCAATTCCACTTGATCGGCGCTGTCGAACACACTATCTGGAATGCGTTCACGTACTGAAATCCCAGTAATGGACGCAACAACATCATTTAAACTTTCTATATGCTGAACATTAATCGTGGTATACACATCAATACCAGCACGAAGTAATTCCTCCACATCCTGATAGCGCTTTTTATGACGACATCCTAATGCATTTGAATGTGCCAGCTCATCAACTAAAATGAGCTGAGGCCTTCTCTTAAGTGCACCATCAAGATCGAATTCTTTCAGTACAATGCCATTATAAGATACTTCCAGTGGTGGCAAAAGCTCCAGACCACCTAATAGAGCCATCGTTTCCGGACGGGCATGTGGTTCAATGTATCCGGCAACTACATCAATTCCATCTTTCTGCACCTCATGGGCATCATTCAACATCGCACAGGTTTTGCCGACACCTGCCGCATAACCGAAATATATTCTCAGTTTTCCTTGTTTTCTTTCTGCCGACATATTTAAAAGCTGTTCCATCAATGATCTTGAATCCGTTTGCTGGATACCCATTAAAACACTTCCTTGTATAAAAATTCTTTTTATTTTAATTGTAGCATGGTAAAAATCAATATAGTATTACAATCTCTGCTATAATATTAAGATTACATTAAGACATAAAATTATATAGAAATAAAGCAGATATATCTCGTTTTTTAATGCAACAATATCAATGACCAATTTAACCTATTTCTTAAAAAGTATCTGTTATAATTACTACAAATTTTTCATATCAATCTTATTGCTTCCCCTGAATTAACAGCTGTCCACTATAAAGTAGAGAATTACAAAAACTTCTTTCAATATTATCTGAAAATAGTACACTCACCTCTTTGTCCTGCCTTTCAGTTATTTTTCCATGTCCGAAAACTTTATGAAATACTAAATCCCCTACTTTAGGATTAAACAATGAATTAACCCCTTCTAAATCAGTCAGATTACATTCCCTTATGAATCTGGACACTTCTACTGCCCTGCCTTTTATGGTACTTGTAGAACATAAATATAAATTATCTATAGCCCTGGTGATACCTACATAAAAAAGTCGCCTTTCCTCTTCTAAATTATTTAAAATACTGTTTGAATGGGGAATTGACCCTTCATTACAGTTTATTATAAATACATTTTTAAACTCCATTCCTTTAACTCCGTGGAGAGTACTTAATATAACTGCATCTTCTTCCTGTAAATTTCTATGTAAAAATTCTTCTGTAACTTCAATATGTTTTAAAAATTCGTAAATACTAGTAAAATCTTCACATATCTGTTTAAATTGATCTATAACATAATAGTACTCTTCCATATTAGAGCCTAATTCTTTACAATATTTGTGTAGATAATCTCTATATTCTAATTTATCTAATATAAATTCTATCCTCTGTTTAGGTTTTATCCTTCTTAGCTTTTTTATGTTTCTTTGGAGTTTATCTATGGCTTTAACTTGAAAAATAGGTATTTCTTCTATATTTTTTAAAATTTCAAAACAATTTTCTTTTACTCTATTATTTCTTACTTTTTCTATATTTATTTTTCCTATATACCTAAAAGGCTTATTTACTATGCTTATAAAACTATCTTTATCACACATATCCACTGCTAGTTTAAAATAGGATATTAAATCCCTGCAGATAAAATGACTATAAAAATTATACTTTCCATGTAAAAATTTAAATTTTACTTTACATTTTAATAAACTGTCTATTATACTTACACATTCTATATTAGTACGGTATAAAAGGACTATATCTCTACAACTGTATTTTCCTTCCTCTATAATTTCTTTTATAAAGCCAGCTAAGTAGCACGCCTGTTCCTTCTCACTTTCAAAAATTTTAAAACTGATATTTCCTCTGTTTGTTCTACTGCTTTCAACATATTTAAAATTTCTATTTTTATTGTTATATATCAAATTTTGAGACATTTTAACTATATTACATACACTTCTATAGTTTTTCTTTAAGAACAATTTTTTACCCTCTTTAAAATGACCACTAAAATCCACCATACATATGGGATCAGAACCTCTAAAGTCGTATATACACTGATCCTCATCTCCCACTGCAAATATAGAACTGTTTTTGCCAATTAATTTTAGAATATCTATTTGAAGTTTATCACAATCTTGAAATTCATCTACTAATATGTGTGTAAATAGATTATTATAATATTTAAGGATACTCTTATCCGTTTCTAAAATATTTTTTACCTCTAGTTGCAGATCATCAAAATCCATTAAATTATTTTTAAACTTATAGTCTTCATATTCCCTAATACAATACATAAACACAGTTTTGTCAATTTTACTATTAAAATCTTCCATACTTTTATTGCTATTTTTAAAAAGTGATATATCATTTAAAACTTCCCTTATTTTTTCTTCTTCTATAAATCCTACATAATGCATAAGCACAGACTTAATCAAATTATAGGTTTTAAAAGATTCTACTATGTTTATTTTGCCTTTATATCTTTTCAACATATTATAAAATAAAGAATGAAAGGTACCGAAAAAAGGCAATAAACTCTTATGCATCATTGACATATATCTATATTTCATATCAAGAGCGGAGGCTCTGGTAAAAGTTATTACCACTATATTTTTAGGATCTATATTTTTTTCAGTTATTAAATAACGTATTCTATTTATAATAACTGTAGTCTTGCCAGAACCCGGAGGGGCACAAATTACTACATTTTTTAAATCAGTATTAACTGCCTTTATTTGATTTACATCTAAATTATTTATCATATTAAAATCTCCCAAATATGCTCAATAAGCTGTTGAACTCCAGTCTTGTAATATTTTCTTTTAAGTATTACAATATTTATATATACTTAATTTTTGTCACAATTGTGTGAATTAAAACATAAATAGAGGAGATTTTTATTATGGAGAACGCAAAGAACTTCGACGTAAGAAATGGAAGGAATCTTACTATGCTGGTAGATTTTTATGAGTTTACCATGAACAATGGGTATTTCGAAAATAACATAGGCACTAAAATTGCCTATTTTGACATGTTTTTTAGAAGTGTTCCAGATGGAGGAGGATACTGTATTATGGCAGGTGTCCAACAGGTAATTGAATATCTATCCAATTTAAAATTTACAAAAGACGATATAGAATATCTGCGCGGTAAAAAGCAATTTTCAGAAGAATTTTTAAATTATTTGGAAAATTTTGAATTCTGTTGTGATGTATGGGCAATACCAGAAGGTACCCCTGTATTCCCAAATGAACCCCTGCTAACTGTAAGAGGTCCTGCTATTCAAGCTCAGTTTATTGAAACCATGATACTTTTAACTATAAACCATCAGACTCTAATTGCGACAAAGGCAAGCAGAATCTGTAAAGCAGCTTCTGGCAAACCTGTAATGGAATTTGGCTCAAGACGTGCCCAAGGTTATGACGGTGCTGTATATGGTGCAAGAGCTGCAGTAATAGGAGGATGTAGTTCTACTGCTTGTACTATAGCAGAGCAGATGTTTGGTATACCTGCAGTAGGTACCATGGCCCATAGTTGGATACAGCTATTTCCTTCTGAATATGAATCTTTTAAGGCCTGGGCAAAGGTATATCCGGATAACTGTATACTTTTAATAGATACATATAATGTGTTGAAGTCTGGTCTGCCCAATGCTATAAAGGTTTTCAAAGAAATTTTAATTCCGAATGGACATAAGCCTAAAGGCATAAGAATAGACAGTGGAGACATAACCTATTTAACTAAAAAATGTAGAAAAGTATTGGACGCAGCTGGCCTTGAAGAGGTAGACATTGTTATTTCAAATTCTCTAGACGAATTTATTATAAGAGATGTATTAAGTCAAGGTGCTTGTATTGATTCTTTCGGGGTAGGTGAAAGATTAATAACTGCAAAATCAGAACCTGTATTTGGTGGAGTATATAAATTGGTTGCCGTAGAAGGTGAAGATGAAAGCATAATACCTAAAATAAAGATAAGTGAAAATGAAGAGAAAATAACTAACCCTGGTTTTAAAAAGATATATAGAATTTTTAGCAAAAAAGAAGATAAAGCCATAGGAGACTTAATTGCCTTAAGTAATGAAAATATCAATATAGGCGAACCTATAGAATTATTTGATCCTACTTTTACCTGGAAAAAGAAAAGGTTAAAAAATTATTATGCAAAAGAATTGCTGATAAAAATATTTGATAAAGGAAAACTTGTATATGAAAGTCCGGATGTAATGGATATAAGAAATAAAGCACAAGAAGAAATAACTAAATTCTGGCCTGAAGTATTAAGATTTGAAAATCCTCATCACTACTATGTAGATTTATCTCAAAATCTATGGAATTTAAAACAACAATTACTTCATAAGTATTCTGCTACTTACGAGGAATAATATTATTTAAATAACTGAAGGAATTGTAAATTAAAAAATAATTCCTTCAGTACAAACCTTATTTAAAACTGTATTATATTTTAGTTATCTCGAAATTCTATATCATTTAAAAACAATGTCCTTAGATATTAATATCATATTCCATTCTTAGGTTTCTTTATGTCTTGTCCACTAAAACCTCTTCTTTTTAGCTCTTTTTGTAGTTCATGCATGAAAAAGCCATGACAAACAATTAATATATTCATACTTGATTCATTTATTATAATATCTAAGAATTCTTTTGCTCGTTTTTTGGTATCTTCTACAGTTTCCATTTGTGATTTATTATTAAGAAACCAGGCAATTCTTCCACTTATACACCAAAATATGTATGGTAATCTTATATTACTTTTAAGTATTGGAGTAATAAGTACTTCTCTTAATAAATTAGTTTTAATTATTTCTCCTTTAAATATAATTTCAGCAGTTCTAACAGCTCTATATAAATCACTGGAAAAACACTTGTCCCATTAAACCTAATTTATCCCATAAAAATAGAGTCAAGGTTTTGCCCTCAGCTCTAGGTTACTTGTTGGTTTTTTATTCCTTTTTGGACTGTGGCTAATTCTATCCCTTGCGAGGATTTCATCAAGTTTTGGTAGGAATCATCAGTGTTTAGTGGGAATTACTATGGATTATTCCTTTGACACAATTATATCCACAAATCTTTTTATAATAAGGGCAGTGAATCCCCATATTGTATATTTTTCATAATTATAGAAATACTGTTTTACCGTTCCTCTTCTAAATTTATACTTTCTGCCATTTCTTATAAGCCTATAAGGGAATCTCTTTCCTGGTTGTGAAACTATTGGGATCTCATAAAGCAAAGGTTTATTTTCTATAAAAAACTGAAGAGGGACCTTAAAAATATGGTCTACTTCACTTTGGCTTGGAAATATATCTTCTCTATTTAATTTACATACAAAAGGATACATTATAAAATTATAGGGTGTCACAACATAGTCCATTTCCCCTATAAGTTTTATATCTTCTCTATTTAAATTTAGCTCCTCCATAGTTTCTCTTATAGCTGCACATACTGGAATTTCACCCTCTTCTAATCCACCTCCCGGAAAACATATATCTCCAGGCTGATGCTTTAAGTTTAGTGCCCTCACTTCAAAGAGTACACTTACCTCTTCTCCAGATTCACATAAGGGAATCATCACAGCATTTTTACTGAATTCTCCCATAATATGTGGTTTTCTTTCTTTAAATATATTTTCTATTCTTTTTATCACCTTACTACCTCCTAAAATCTAACTGTAAAATGCCCTTTTTATATGGTATACTGTAAAATGTTATAATTAATTATAATATTTTTATCCGAACACTACCAGTGCTTATCTCCCATCTTCTTCAAAGTGGGAAATAAGCACAGATAACGTGCCTGGATAAGTTCTTCTAAAATTCAGATGGAGATAAACTCCACCTGAACCTAAGAATCGCTTGATAACACATGTGCATAAATTTTCAGCAAATGGAGTGATGTTTTTTGAAGAGAAAAAATAATATCATATTATTTGTACTTATGTTTACAATTTGTTTAAATTTTAATGTATCTGCCTCAGATGCATCTTACGATACACTTCCTGAAATATATGGCAGTTCAGCTATAACAGTGGACATGCAAACAAATGAAATAATATATGAAAAAAATCCAGATACTAAAATATATCCTGCAAGTACTACAAAACTTTTAACAGCTATTCTACTTGAAAAGAATAAAAAAGAAACAGACATGCTAACTTATACAGCAGGAGCTAAAGCTCAACCTGAATCTTCTCTAAATACTGTCACACATCCCATAGAGGTAGGAGATTCTATGTCTGCAAAGGATGTTATGGATGCACTTTTAATATTTTCTGCCAATGATATGGCATACGTTATTGCAGAGAATCTATCTAAAGATGTATCTGAATTTGCAAACAAAATGAATGAAGAAGTACAAAATTTAAACTTAAAAAACACTCATTTTGTCACTCCAAATGGCTTACATAATCCGGAACACTATACTACCTCCTATGATATGAGTATTATCGCTAGAGAAGCTTTTAAAAATTCCTGGATAAGAAATACCATATATAAGTCTACCAGTACAATAACAACTTCTAAAGGTGCTACTTTTTCCATCATAAACACCAATAAATTGCTGGGTAAAGATGGCTGTATAGGCGGAAAAACTGGTTATACAGTACCTGCTGGAAGATGTCTGGTCGCAATTTATGAAAGAGATAATAGAAAAATACTTGGAATTGTAATGAATTCCATATATGATGCAAATGACACCTATGTATTTAACGATATAGAAAAAATAATAAACTGGAGCTATAATAAAGCCCCTTATGTTCTTCATAAAAAAGATTCTATAATTAGTAAAAAAAATGTAGACTTTAAATTTTTGCCTTTTGTAAATTTAAAAAAATCCATAGAGGTTCCTATTAAAACAGAAGAAGATATAAACTACTATGATAATGATCTTAATAAAAAAGAATTACAGCAAAAAATCACTATTACAAATGTAAATATAAAATCCTTGAAAGGTAAAATTCCTATAGGAATCCTTACAGTGAAACAAAGAGATTTTTCTAAAAGTTATAAAATTTATTCTGCACTTTCAAAATATTCTTTTTCAAAGCAGATATTTTCTATATACAGCATACTATTTATGCCTTTATTTATATTAATTCTAATCTTCTTATTTATGAAAAATAAACCTAGAAAGTATAAAAAGCATAAAAAATATAGCTATCATTAAACTTAAAATATGTAAAAAAGTATTTCTATAAATATTTATAGAAATACTTTTTTATTATAGTGTATATCTACACATTCCCATGATTAATTTATATTAAAGATTTATCTATGCCTTATTAACAACTACTTTATCAGACTGTTCATTATTTTTTTCCATCTGTAATGAAACATAATTTACAAGATCTACTGTTCTACATGAATAAGCCCATTCATTGTCATACCAAGACACCACTTTAACCATATTATCTCCCATTATTAAAGTTGAAAGTCCATCTATTATGGAAGACCTATTGTCACCCTT
This window encodes:
- a CDS encoding nicotinate phosphoribosyltransferase; translated protein: MENAKNFDVRNGRNLTMLVDFYEFTMNNGYFENNIGTKIAYFDMFFRSVPDGGGYCIMAGVQQVIEYLSNLKFTKDDIEYLRGKKQFSEEFLNYLENFEFCCDVWAIPEGTPVFPNEPLLTVRGPAIQAQFIETMILLTINHQTLIATKASRICKAASGKPVMEFGSRRAQGYDGAVYGARAAVIGGCSSTACTIAEQMFGIPAVGTMAHSWIQLFPSEYESFKAWAKVYPDNCILLIDTYNVLKSGLPNAIKVFKEILIPNGHKPKGIRIDSGDITYLTKKCRKVLDAAGLEEVDIVISNSLDEFIIRDVLSQGACIDSFGVGERLITAKSEPVFGGVYKLVAVEGEDESIIPKIKISENEEKITNPGFKKIYRIFSKKEDKAIGDLIALSNENINIGEPIELFDPTFTWKKKRLKNYYAKELLIKIFDKGKLVYESPDVMDIRNKAQEEITKFWPEVLRFENPHHYYVDLSQNLWNLKQQLLHKYSATYEE
- a CDS encoding CoA pyrophosphatase; protein product: MIKRIENIFKERKPHIMGEFSKNAVMIPLCESGEEVSVLFEVRALNLKHQPGDICFPGGGLEEGEIPVCAAIRETMEELNLNREDIKLIGEMDYVVTPYNFIMYPFVCKLNREDIFPSQSEVDHIFKVPLQFFIENKPLLYEIPIVSQPGKRFPYRLIRNGRKYKFRRGTVKQYFYNYEKYTIWGFTALIIKRFVDIIVSKE
- a CDS encoding ATP-dependent helicase gives rise to the protein MINNLDVNQIKAVNTDLKNVVICAPPGSGKTTVIINRIRYLITEKNIDPKNIVVITFTRASALDMKYRYMSMMHKSLLPFFGTFHSLFYNMLKRYKGKINIVESFKTYNLIKSVLMHYVGFIEEEKIREVLNDISLFKNSNKSMEDFNSKIDKTVFMYCIREYEDYKFKNNLMDFDDLQLEVKNILETDKSILKYYNNLFTHILVDEFQDCDKLQIDILKLIGKNSSIFAVGDEDQCIYDFRGSDPICMVDFSGHFKEGKKLFLKKNYRSVCNIVKMSQNLIYNNKNRNFKYVESSRTNRGNISFKIFESEKEQACYLAGFIKEIIEEGKYSCRDIVLLYRTNIECVSIIDSLLKCKVKFKFLHGKYNFYSHFICRDLISYFKLAVDMCDKDSFISIVNKPFRYIGKINIEKVRNNRVKENCFEILKNIEEIPIFQVKAIDKLQRNIKKLRRIKPKQRIEFILDKLEYRDYLHKYCKELGSNMEEYYYVIDQFKQICEDFTSIYEFLKHIEVTEEFLHRNLQEEDAVILSTLHGVKGMEFKNVFIINCNEGSIPHSNSILNNLEEERRLFYVGITRAIDNLYLCSTSTIKGRAVEVSRFIRECNLTDLEGVNSLFNPKVGDLVFHKVFGHGKITERQDKEVSVLFSDNIERSFCNSLLYSGQLLIQGKQ
- a CDS encoding DUF4118 domain-containing protein, producing MGIQQTDSRSLMEQLLNMSAERKQGKLRIYFGYAAGVGKTCAMLNDAHEVQKDGIDVVAGYIEPHARPETMALLGGLELLPPLEVSYNGIVLKEFDLDGALKRRPQLILVDELAHSNALGCRHKKRYQDVEELLRAGIDVYTTINVQHIESLNDVVASITGISVRERIPDSVFDSADQVELVDIEPDDLIDRLNKGKVYRKEQAQRALVNFFTKEKLVALREIALRRTADQVNRVAVSNNEQLKNNSHYANEHILVCLSSAPSNAKVIRTAARMSDAFHGTFTALLVETPEIKELSAKNKTNLRENLRLAEQLSAQIATVYGEDIPLQIAEYATASRVSKIVIGRSNHVKKWFAKTNFVDRLITLAPNLDIYIIPDTQSSFYVRTYKFTKPLELSLSDIFKSAGILFVCTLIGLWFDSLGFSESNIIMVYILGVLFNAMVTKGKIYSAVASILSVLLFNYLFTYPYFSFLAYDPGYPVTFLVMLLASFIASTLTKRVKEQARYSAQKAYRTEVLLETNRKLQQAKDKSEIFSETAHQLVKLLDRTVIFYPEQKNTLSEPLVFTKDGWEGNFKTYLKTDERAVAEWVYKNNKRAGATTNTLSAAKCLYLAVRSSDMVLAVVGIVMDKKVPLEVFEKSLMIAMLGDCALSLEKEKLNERQKQISMQIQQEQLRANLLRTISHDLRTPLTSISGNAGILMGNSTVLSEAQKKGLYADIYDDSMWLINLVENLLSITRIEDGKINLNLQPELLEEVITEALCHINRNSVNHHIETIVDDELIMAKMDSRLIIQVIINIVDNAIKYTQPGSHITISAKRKKQFILVEIEDDGPGIEDEAKTRLFDMFYTADNIRGDSRRGLGLGLSLCKSIIHAHGGTIYVKDNIPHGTVFCFTLQAQEVNYHE
- a CDS encoding response regulator gives rise to the protein MNKPLILVVEDDKAIRKLITTTLETQGYRYHTAETGSASILEAVSRQPDIMILDLGLPDMDGIEIIKKIRAWSNIPIIVVSARSEDRDKIDSLDAGADDYLMKPFSVEELLARLRVSLRRIRYDSKKLLKDATIFINGSLKIDYAAGCVWLEGEEIHLTPIEYKLICLLAKNVGKVLTHNFILHEIWGNYASDVSALRVFMATLRKKIEKEPSRPKYIQTHIGVGYRMLRAVDDNEII
- a CDS encoding D-alanyl-D-alanine carboxypeptidase family protein, with translation MKRKNNIILFVLMFTICLNFNVSASDASYDTLPEIYGSSAITVDMQTNEIIYEKNPDTKIYPASTTKLLTAILLEKNKKETDMLTYTAGAKAQPESSLNTVTHPIEVGDSMSAKDVMDALLIFSANDMAYVIAENLSKDVSEFANKMNEEVQNLNLKNTHFVTPNGLHNPEHYTTSYDMSIIAREAFKNSWIRNTIYKSTSTITTSKGATFSIINTNKLLGKDGCIGGKTGYTVPAGRCLVAIYERDNRKILGIVMNSIYDANDTYVFNDIEKIINWSYNKAPYVLHKKDSIISKKNVDFKFLPFVNLKKSIEVPIKTEEDINYYDNDLNKKELQQKITITNVNIKSLKGKIPIGILTVKQRDFSKSYKIYSALSKYSFSKQIFSIYSILFMPLFILILIFLFMKNKPRKYKKHKKYSYH